From one Vicia villosa cultivar HV-30 ecotype Madison, WI unplaced genomic scaffold, Vvil1.0 ctg.005272F_1_1, whole genome shotgun sequence genomic stretch:
- the LOC131642559 gene encoding ras-related protein RABE1c-like has protein sequence MAAPPARARADYDYLIKLLLIGDSGVGKSCLLLRFSDGSFTTSFITTIGIDFKIRTIELDGKRIKLQIWDTAGQERFRTITTAYYRGAMGILLVYDVTDEASFNNIRNWIRNIEQHASDNVNKILVGNKADMDESKRAVPTSKGQALADEYGIKFFETSAKTNLNVEEVFFSIARDIKQRLADTDNKAEPTTIKINQDSAAGAGQAAQKSACCG, from the exons ATGGCTGCTCCACCGGCAAGGGCTCGTGCCGATTACGATTACCTCATCAAGCTTCTCTTGATCGGCGATAGCg GTGTTGGAAAGAGTTGTCTTCTTTTGCGTTTTTCTGATGGGTCTTTTACAACCAGTTTCATCACTACTATAGG CATTGATTTTAAGATAAGAACCATTGAGCTTGATGGCAAAAGGATCAAGCTCCAAATCTGGGATACTGCAGGGCAGGAGCGGTTTCGGACAATTACAACCG CTTACTATCGTGGTGCTATGGGGATATTGCTTGTCTATGATGTTACAGATGAAGCATCGTTTAACA ATATCAGGAATTGGATTCGCAACATTGAGCAACATGCTTCGGATAATGTTAACAAAATACTGGTAGGGAACAAAGCAGACATGGACGAAAGCAAAAGG GCTGTGCCAACGTCCAAAGGCCAAGCACTGGCTGATGAATATGGAATCAAATTCTTTGAAACT AGTGCAAAGACAAATCTAAATGTGGAGGAAGTTTTCTTTTCCATAGCAAGAGACATAAAACAAAGGCTTGCTGACACTGACAACAAGGCCGAG cCGACAACAATCAAAATCAACCAAGACTCTGCAGCAGGAGCTGGACAGGCTGCACAAAAGTCAGCTTGTTGTGGTTGA